A stretch of Mucilaginibacter terrae DNA encodes these proteins:
- a CDS encoding DUF502 domain-containing protein, whose product MNRFARALFNYFIKGLLVVVPLGVAVFLIVWAVAKLDNALNLSDVLWVNPKTGKGVYIPGLGILTVLALIMIMGVLVTNVITDPIKRWFWRLLNHIPLFKFLYSSVKDFTEAFVGEEKKFNEPVLVEVGSSGVKKIGFLTRKDLSAIGLQGEVAVYFPYSYSFAGQVVIVPANKVKPIDKSAADVMKFVISGGVTELD is encoded by the coding sequence ATGAACAGGTTTGCGCGCGCCTTATTTAACTATTTTATTAAAGGTTTGCTGGTGGTAGTTCCGCTGGGGGTTGCCGTATTTTTGATAGTTTGGGCTGTTGCCAAGTTAGATAATGCACTAAACCTGAGCGATGTGTTATGGGTTAACCCTAAAACCGGTAAAGGTGTTTATATACCCGGTTTGGGAATATTAACTGTATTAGCCCTCATCATGATCATGGGGGTTTTAGTTACCAATGTAATAACCGACCCCATAAAACGCTGGTTTTGGCGCTTGCTAAACCACATACCACTGTTTAAATTCCTGTATTCCTCTGTTAAAGATTTCACCGAGGCTTTTGTAGGCGAAGAAAAAAAGTTTAACGAGCCGGTACTGGTGGAAGTTGGTTCGTCTGGGGTGAAAAAAATTGGATTTTTAACCCGTAAAGATTTGAGCGCTATTGGTTTGCAGGGCGAGGTTGCCGTTTACTTTCCGTATTCATACTCTTTTGCCGGGCAGGTAGTTATTGTTCCGGCCAATAAGGTTAAGCCTATTGACAAAAGCGCTGCAGATGTGATGAAGTTTGTAATATCGGGCGGGGTAACCGAACTGGATTAG
- a CDS encoding bifunctional UDP-N-acetylmuramoyl-tripeptide:D-alanyl-D-alanine ligase/alanine racemase: MAKKFDVPIHFSVYINIPTFVTMLSNQYSIAEVQQIISAAGTIVRENNISILLTDSRQITNPAESLFFALHGRRNGHEFIAEAYNQGVRNFVVRHQPQQEYTAANFLVVSDVLKALQALAAHHRSRFNIPVIGITGSNGKTIVKEWLYQLMAADKSIVRNPKSYNSQIGVPLSVWQIQEGNELGMFEAGISTINEMDVLQAVIQPTIGVLTHLGSAHDEGFESTQQKVTQKLKLFKNCGLIIYNHDQLVNYTTNLPASAQTFTWSKNFKEANLYVFSETVISKRYYLRAVYKGQEIECLIPFLDEASVENAITCWATLLAMDYPAGEADKRMEHLAPVSMRLEMKTGINDCSIIDDSYNSDVQSLAIALNFLQQQNQHKFKTLILSDIFQSGLQQQELYRQVADMVKSKRIDRFIGVGEALQQNRDLFDGITQTHFFTDTTTLLAHLKELNFNNEAILIKGSRSFEFERISRALSQQAHETMLEINLNAMLGNLNFYKSKLKSGVKLMAMVKAFSYGSGTFEVANILQYNKVDYLAVAYIDEGIALRHAGIMLPIMVLNPEPSAYDKVLEFKLEPEIYSFSLLDKFVKFAQNNGVKNYPVHIKIDTGMHRLGFEEFELDTLCELLRNNHYIHVTSVFSHLVASDAEAHDDFTLRQISLFTNAFTQIEEALGYPVIKHISNTSGIIRWPEAQFDMVRLGIGLYGIDAAVPKHLSGLQPIATLKTNISQIRSIKAGETVGYNRNGKLLNDGRIATVRIGYADGYLRAFGNGVGKMLVNGVLVPTIGNIAMDMCMLDVSAVEVNEGDEVVVFNAQQTIEDLARQIGTIPYEILTNISQRVKRVYFYE; this comes from the coding sequence ATAATCAGGGTGTGCGCAATTTTGTAGTTCGGCACCAACCTCAGCAAGAATATACTGCCGCTAATTTTTTAGTAGTGTCCGATGTGTTAAAGGCACTGCAAGCTTTGGCAGCGCACCATAGGAGCAGGTTTAATATTCCTGTTATTGGCATAACCGGCAGTAACGGAAAAACCATTGTTAAAGAGTGGTTGTATCAGTTAATGGCAGCCGATAAGAGTATTGTACGCAATCCTAAAAGCTATAATTCGCAAATTGGGGTGCCGCTTTCGGTATGGCAAATACAGGAGGGTAATGAGCTGGGTATGTTTGAGGCTGGTATATCAACCATTAATGAGATGGATGTTTTGCAAGCCGTTATACAGCCAACCATAGGTGTGCTTACCCACTTGGGTTCGGCCCATGATGAGGGGTTTGAAAGCACTCAGCAAAAGGTAACCCAAAAGCTAAAACTCTTTAAAAACTGTGGATTAATTATTTATAATCATGACCAGCTTGTAAATTACACTACAAATTTGCCTGCATCGGCCCAAACATTTACCTGGAGCAAAAATTTCAAGGAGGCCAATTTATACGTATTCAGCGAAACAGTAATTTCCAAACGTTATTACCTGCGTGCTGTGTATAAAGGACAGGAGATAGAATGCCTTATTCCGTTTTTAGATGAAGCATCGGTAGAAAATGCCATTACCTGCTGGGCAACACTGCTGGCCATGGATTACCCGGCCGGAGAGGCTGATAAACGTATGGAGCACCTGGCCCCGGTAAGTATGCGCCTGGAAATGAAGACTGGCATTAACGATTGCTCCATAATTGATGATTCTTATAACTCCGATGTGCAATCTTTAGCCATAGCACTCAATTTTTTACAGCAGCAAAATCAGCATAAATTTAAAACGCTTATCCTGTCGGATATTTTCCAGTCGGGATTGCAGCAGCAGGAGCTATACCGTCAGGTGGCCGATATGGTGAAAAGCAAACGTATTGATAGGTTTATTGGAGTAGGAGAGGCCCTGCAACAAAACCGAGATTTATTTGATGGCATTACTCAAACCCATTTCTTTACCGATACAACCACGCTGCTCGCGCATCTTAAAGAATTAAATTTTAATAATGAGGCTATTCTTATTAAAGGTTCGCGCAGTTTTGAGTTTGAACGCATAAGCCGTGCTTTGTCACAACAGGCGCACGAAACCATGCTGGAAATTAACCTGAATGCTATGTTGGGCAATCTGAATTTCTACAAATCGAAGCTAAAGTCAGGCGTTAAATTGATGGCTATGGTCAAAGCATTTTCGTATGGTAGCGGTACGTTTGAGGTGGCTAATATATTGCAGTATAACAAGGTTGATTACCTGGCCGTAGCTTATATTGATGAAGGTATAGCACTGCGCCATGCTGGTATTATGCTACCTATTATGGTGCTCAACCCCGAACCATCGGCATATGATAAGGTGTTGGAGTTTAAACTCGAACCCGAAATTTATAGTTTTAGCCTGTTAGATAAGTTTGTAAAGTTTGCGCAAAACAACGGCGTAAAGAATTACCCGGTGCATATTAAAATAGATACCGGCATGCACCGTTTGGGCTTTGAAGAGTTTGAGTTAGATACACTTTGTGAGCTATTGCGCAACAATCATTACATCCACGTAACATCTGTATTCTCTCACTTAGTGGCCAGCGATGCAGAAGCGCATGATGATTTTACACTCAGGCAAATCAGCCTGTTTACCAACGCCTTTACTCAAATTGAGGAAGCTTTAGGGTACCCGGTAATTAAACACATCTCTAATACATCGGGCATTATACGCTGGCCCGAAGCACAATTTGATATGGTGCGCCTGGGCATAGGTTTGTATGGTATTGATGCTGCCGTACCCAAACATTTAAGTGGCTTGCAGCCTATTGCCACGCTTAAAACCAATATATCGCAAATACGCAGCATTAAGGCTGGCGAAACGGTTGGCTATAACCGCAACGGTAAGTTATTAAACGACGGTCGTATAGCTACGGTACGTATTGGATATGCCGATGGTTACCTGCGTGCTTTTGGTAATGGCGTGGGTAAAATGCTGGTAAATGGCGTGCTTGTACCTACCATAGGTAATATTGCTATGGATATGTGTATGCTTGATGTAAGCGCCGTTGAAGTTAATGAGGGCGATGAAGTTGTAGTGTTTAACGCACAGCAAACTATTGAAGACTTAGCCCGTCAAATAGGTACTATTCCTTATGAAATTTTAACCAATATTTCGCAGCGGGTTAAAAGAGTGTATTTTTATGAGTAA